A genomic stretch from Podospora pseudoanserina strain CBS 124.78 chromosome 3, whole genome shotgun sequence includes:
- a CDS encoding hypothetical protein (EggNog:ENOG503P44W; COG:S) has protein sequence MPPRRSTRATTKAASQSKLNFSSKITKPLPARPNQKDKAVKLEEAITRTATPSPPPSSEPAPEQELSPAEVNAAKVSQAAINRYWKGIEDSRLAKEVHKKHGTGLGTGEKVLRYFDVSSQFGPCVGITRLERWQRAERLGLNPPIEVLAVIVKEGRGEEKAHLDQLLSSTAIGERE, from the exons ATGCCACCCCGCCGCTCCACCCGAGCGACAACCAAGGCCGCCAGCCAATCCAAGCTGAACTTCTCCAGCAAAATCACCAAACCGCTCCCCGCCCGCCCCAATCAAAAAGACAAGGCTGTCAAGCTTGAGGAAGCCATCACAAGAAcagccaccccctcccctcccccctcctccgagcCAGCTCCTGAACAAGAACTTTCGCCGGCAGAGGTCAACGCGGCAAAGGTTTCGCAGGCGGCGATTAATCGTTACTGGAAGGGGATTGAAGACTCGAGGCTGGCGAAGGAAGTTCACAAGAAGCATGGGACTGGgttggggacgggggagaaggtttTGAGGTATTTTGACGTTAGCAGTCAGTTTGGG CCATGTGTGGGGATTACACGACTAGAGAGGTGgcagagggcggagaggctGGGGCTCAACCCGCCGATTgaggtgctggcggtgattgtcaaggaggggaggggggaggagaaggcgcatTTGGATCAGTTGTTGAGTAGTACTGCgattggggagagggagtaa
- the rec14 gene encoding Ski complex subunit Rec14 (EggNog:ENOG503NWRU; COG:S) has product MAVDLSRDGRLTASGHENGGVYVFNNDAGRMVYSLSGLAKPVRTVAFSPGCKRLAAAGNAGIIALYDMEHGEHVANLSAPGNRPSWITSLDWNDTGDYLLSGQLDGKVKVWDVARGACVATHSETDKALWCVRWLPPTERALGPGMGKGERFCAAGASRSLSFYREATGI; this is encoded by the exons ATGGCGGTGGATTTGAGtagggatgggaggttgacGGCGTCGGGGCATGAGAATGGGGGGGTGTATGTCTTTAATAATGatgcggggaggatggtttATTCGCTTTCCG GTCTCGCCAAACCGGTACGAACCGTAGCCTTCTCACCCGGCTGCAAGAGGCTGGCTGCTGCCGGCAACGCCGGTATCATCGCTCTCTATGACATGGAGCATGGAGAGCACGTCGCGAACTTGAGCGCGCCGGGCAACAGGCCGTCGTGGATCACATCACTCGACTGGAACGATACGGGAGACTACCTCCTCAGTGGGCAGCTGGatggcaaggtcaaggtctgGGATGTCGCAAGGGGGGCTTGTGTGGCTACCCACAGCGAGACGGACAAGGCTTTGTGGTGTGTACGCTGGTTGCCACCGACCGAACGTGCGCTTGGGCCTGGGATGGGTAAAGGAGAGAGGTTTTGCGCGGCGGGTGCTAGTCGGAGTTTGAGTTTCTATCGGGAGGCTACGGGTATTTAA
- a CDS encoding hypothetical protein (COG:I; EggNog:ENOG503P0N4) has product MATSTLGLIPNWYPPTRENYDLILSLWKWFPAFASLQWATTWYGMGKTSLPSPLNLPGRLAWLTMESPGFLTLLYTFFRLPPQLSITDLPWQNSVLAGLFVIHYSYRAILFPLLQPSMAPMHLSIWASAFSFQVINGLMLGSWLGGYGPTSQEDWDILLPFGTLQFSVGIAIFYVGLAANYYHDDELREIRRRENHRQDRLVKEGRVKRGDVSRHYEVPKAGLFKYMLYPHYFVEWVEWFGYWTAAGYGCVPARCFLFNEVASMLPRAVRGKAWYVEKFGEEKVGKKWAVIPGVW; this is encoded by the exons ATGGCCACCTCAACATTGGGTCTCATACCAAACTGGTACCCCCCCACCCGCGAAAACTAcgacctcatcctctccttgTGGAAGTGGTTCCCTGCC TTCGCCTCCCTCCAATGGGCAACAACCTGGTACGGCATGGGCAAaacctcccttccctccccgcTCAACCTGCCCGGCCGTCTAGCCTGGCTAACAATGGAATCCCCCggcttcctcaccctcctctacACCTTCTTTCGTCTCCCCCCGCAACTTTCCATCACCGACCTCCCCTGGCAAAACTccgtcctcgccggcctcttCGTAATCCACTACTCCTACCgcgccatcctcttccccctcctccaaccatcCATGGCACCAATGCACCTCTCCATCTgggcctcggccttctccttccaaGTCATCAACGGGCTTATGCTCGGGTCCTGGCTAGGCGGGTACGGACCAACCTCCCAAGAAGACTGGGATATCCTCTTGCCGTTTGGAACACTGCAGTTCAGCGTTGGCATCGCGATTTTTTACGTGGGGCTGGCGGCGAACTACtatcatgatgatgagctgagggagataaggaggagggagaatcATCGCCAGGATAGGCTGGTTAAAGAAGGcagggtgaagaggggggatgtGAGCAGACATTATGAGGTTCCCAAGGCGGGCTTGTTCAAGTACATGTTGTATCCGCATTACTTTGTCGAGTGGGTCGAGTGGTTTGGGTATTGGACTGCGGCGGGGTACGGGTGTGTGCCGGCGAGGTGCTTCTTGTTCAATGAGGTTGCGTCGATGTTGCCCAGAGCGGTGAGGGGAAAGGCCTGGTATGTTGAGAAATtcggggaggagaaggtggggaAGAAGTGGGCGGTTATTCCGGGGGTTTGGTAG
- a CDS encoding hypothetical protein (EggNog:ENOG503P98C), with protein sequence MPPLKKVDKGIVSLDRETPIQEEVKPLIEDILRTEYCVQGSVFLVEGIDTVRVVGGAGKMVRLLLGDGNLVIQGFVKGVMHWVVEGGKVFEGGYVRLDKFEVVEIEGERVLVIGDLRIVGWDEGYLGVLRGEGREVKDVGGLRVGGTGGERLFGLERRVREMEVRREREREREEEERRREEGCRKELEAEVVEREKQAVEREWEEEAKKEEEDEGCISEWDYDDEGFEQMVISTERATQRRVMATAYTGTSVNYTTTPQRPPVFKQQSIQHPQVLLPPPSRQILTPRTPQPRPPIKPQENTTPKPLPWLASDPTQPLKLTPLSQIPYLPYKQNWMVNVLVVVAQLGETESCPYPPFVQRQARVIDQSTPHRHIHLTVFLEPAGFEPKLGEVYLLLGVKNHKFDGGSLKKYASDKPKGGGRWWVEGRGLGWCKEMVKELEIWWAQQQGGVVGEEG encoded by the coding sequence ATGCCACCACTCAAAAAGGTTGACAAAGGGATCGTTTCCCTCGACCGGGAAACTCCCATTCAGGAGGAGGTCAAACCGCTGATAGAAGACATCCTGAGGACAGAATACTGCGTTCAGGGGTCGGTGTTTCTTGTGGAGGGGATCGACAcggtgagggtggttggtggggcggggaagatggtgaggttgctgttgggggatgggaacCTGGTGATTCAGGGGTTTGTGAAGGGGGTTATGCActgggttgtggagggggggaaggtttttgagggggggtATGTCAGGTTGGATAAgtttgaggtggttgagatcgagggggagagggtgttggtgattGGGGATTTGAGGATTgtggggtgggatgaggggtatttgggggttttgaggggggagggcaggGAGGTTAAGGATGTCGGGGGGCTGAGGGTGGGGGGAACGGGGGGGGAaaggttgtttgggttggagaggagggttagggagatggaggttaggagggagagggagagggagagggaggaggaggagaggaggagggaggaggggtgcagaaaggagctggaggctgaggttgttgagcgGGAAAAGCAGGCTGTTGAGcgggagtgggaggaagaggcgaagaaggaggaggaagatgagggttGCATCTCTGAGTGGGActatgatgatgagggtttTGAACAGATGGTGATATCGACCGAGAGGGCTACCCAGAGGAGGGTCATGGCTACCGCATACACCGGCACAAGCGTTAATTACACCACGACACCACAGCGACCACCGGTGTTCAAGCAGCAATCGATTCAACATCCACAAGTCCTGttgcctcctccctctcgccAGATATTAACTCCTAGAAcacctcagcctcggccGCCTATCAAACCCCAGGAAAACACCACACCGAAACCGCTTCCCTGGCTTGCCAGCGATCCGACTCAACCCCTAAAGCTCACACCCCTCAGCCAAATCCCATATTTACCCTACAAACAAAACTGGATGGTCAACGTTCTCGTTGTTGTCGCCCAACTCGGAGAAACAGAATCGTGTCCGTATCCCCCCTTTGTTCAAAGGCAGGCTAGGGTCATTGATCAGAGTACACCACATAGGCACATCCACTTGACAGTATTCTTGGAGCCAGCCGGGTTTGAGCCGAAGCTAGGCGAGGTCTACCTTTTGCTGGGTGTCAAGAATCACAAGTTTGATGGGGGTAGCTTGAAGAAGTATGCGAGTGACAAGCccaaggggggtgggaggtggtgggtggagggacgagggttggggtggtgtaaggagatggtgaaggagttggagatCTGGTGGGCTCAGCAAcaggggggtgttgttggggaggagggttga
- a CDS encoding hypothetical protein (COG:H; EggNog:ENOG503NTVS) — protein sequence MSDSEPDLELLELLRQHIAGKPQVAAEPDTGVLESAEYVYNNSIDVALDMRSCKNAARAIYSQMQTKSYSPATWAAHELHPHPSKGDKPEDVVAFIFTMDLLNFCFWSERGEEERFSIEYKGRRWTGYWSLVAALQRALEEGIPITDPHFWQNEEELTLSTLKHVFRSATSEEMPLLAARLSCLREAGQILYEKFSCHPLHLVTSSNNSAARLVNTLASNFSCFNDTHSPPSFPRKKPIRLLKRAQILVADLWACFEGQGPYGKFYDIDKITMFADYRIPQMLNQLGCIQYSPPLETAVQLKRDIPSGSNWEIQLRACSIWCVELIRREILRENPGARVNAILIDFFLYDTIKEMENEGRERAPHHRTRSIWY from the exons ATGTCAGACTCCGAACCAGATCTTGAactcctcgagctcctccgccaacaCATCGCCGGTAAACCACAAGTCGCCGCTGAGCCTGACACGGGCGTCCTCGAATCAGCCGAATATGTCTACAACAACTCCATCGACGTAGCCCTCGACATGCGGTCATGCAAAAACGCCGCCAGAGCCATCTACTCTCAGATGCAAACAAAGTCTTACTCACCGGCCACCTGGGCGGCACACGAgcttcaccctcacccatcaAAGGGTGACAAGCCAGAGGATGTGGTGGCCTTTATCTTCACCATGGATCTTTTGaacttttgtttttggagtGAGaggggtgaagaagagaggtTTTCCATCGAGTacaaggggaggagatggacaGGGTATTGGAGTTTGGTGGCTGCTTTACagagggcgttggaggagg GCATCCCCATAACAGACCCTCACTTCTGGCAAAACGAAGAAGAactcaccctctccaccctcaaaCACGTCTTCCGCTCCGCCACCTCGGAAGAAATgcccctcctcgccgcccgtCTCTCCTGTCTCCGTGAAGCCGGCCAGATCCTCTACGAGAAATTCTCctgccaccccctccacctcgtaacctcctccaacaactccgCCGCTCGCCTagtcaacaccctcgcctccaacTTTTCCTGCTTCAACGacacccactcccccccttccttccctcgCAAGAAacccatccgcctcctcaaacgcGCCCAGATCCTCGTCGCCGATCTCTGGGCTTGCTTCGAGGGCCAAGGCCCCTACGGCAAATTTTACGACATTGACAAGATAACCATGTTTGCCGACTACCGCATCCCGCAGATGCTCAACCAGCTCGGCTGCATCCAATACAGCCCACCCCTCGAAACCGCCGTGCAGCTCAAACGTGACATCCCCTCGGGTAGCAACTGGGAGATCCAGCTCCGGGCGTGCAGTATCTGGTGTGTGGAGTTGATACGGAGGGAGATATTGAGAGAAAATCCAGGGGCGAGGGTGAATGCGATTTTGATTGATTTCTTCCTCTATGATACcatcaaggagatggagaacgaggggagggagagggcgccGCATCATCGGACGAGGAGTATCTGGTATTAA
- the CDC10 gene encoding cell division control protein (EggNog:ENOG503NUHB; COG:D; COG:T; COG:Z) produces MAAMPAATIYPQSHVGFDSITSQIERKLLKRGFQFNVICVGQTGLGKSTLINTIFASHLIESKGRLLPDETIRSTTEIQSVSHIIEENGVRLRLNIVDTPGYGDLINNDRCWDPIVKYIKDQHSAYLRKELTAQRERYIQDTRIHCCLFFIQPSGHSLKPIDIVVLKKLSDVVNVVPVIAKSDSLTLEERMAFKERIKEEFAFHNLKMYPYDNEEFDDEERAVNSQIKSLIPFAVVGSEKSIIVNNKQVRGRQNRWGVINVEDETHCEFVYLRNFLLRTHLQDLIETTSQIHYETFRAKQLLALKDPSAQGHGSRPISPAADREMSRSSQRMTMNGY; encoded by the exons ATGGCCGCCATGCCTGCTGCCACCATCTACCCCCAGAGCCACGTCGGTTTCGACAGCATCACGTCCCAGATCGAGCGCAAGTTGCTCAAGCGTGGCTTCCAGTTCAACGTCATCTGCGTCG GCCAGACGGGTCTCGGCAAGTCGACCttgatcaacaccatcttcgcCTCTCACCTCATCGAGTCCAAGGGCAGGTTGCTCCCTGACGAGACCATTcgctccaccaccgagatCCAGTCCGTTTCGCACATCATCGAGGAGAACGGCGTCCGCCTCAGACTCAACATTGTCGATACCCCCGGCTATGGcgacctcatcaacaacgacaggTGCTGGGACCCTATCGTCAAGTACATCAAGGACCAGCATTCGGCCTACCTCCGCAAGGAACTCACTGCCCAGCGTGAGCGCTACATTCAGGACACGCGCATCCACTGCTGCTTGTTCTTCATCCAGCCATCGGGTCACTCCCTTAAGCCCATCGATATTGTCGTGCTCAAGAAGCTCTCTGATGTTGTCAACGTCGTTCCCGTCATCGCCAAGTCCGATTCCCTGACTTTGGAGGAGCGCATGGCTTTCAAGGAGCGCatcaaggaggagtttgctTTCCACAACCTCAAGATGTACCCCTATGACAACGAGGAatttgacgacgaggagcgTGCTGTCAACAGCCAGATTAAG AGCTTGATTCCTTTCGCCGTCGTCGGTTCCGAGAAGTCaatcatcgtcaacaacaagcaagtCCGCGGCCGCCAGAACCGGTGGGGAGTGATCAACGTTGAGGACGAGACCCACTGCGAGTTTGTCTACCTCCGAaatttcctcctccgcacccACCTCCAGGACCTCATCGAGACGACATCTCAAATTCACTACGAGACCTTCCGCGCCAAGCAGCTCTTGGCCCTCAAGGACCCCAGCGCCCAGGGCCACGGCAGCAGACCCATCAGCCCGGCTGCTGACCGCGAGATGAGCCGCAGCTCGCAAAGAATGACCATGAACGGCTACTAA
- a CDS encoding hypothetical protein (EggNog:ENOG503P7F9; COG:J), producing MAMAAQAMRMASSASFLPRLLPPTVFSASRAQVLVRQLSLPLFPNLNIAIPVGISLGLPSLPEVLEGIWEGILKAVPKKKTSHMKKRHRQMAGKAIKDVTALCVCPACGGMKRMHYVCPTCASRLRGFLHQEAKAKEEAQAEEEVKAKTK from the exons ATGGCAATGGCGGCACAAGCGATGAGGatggcttcctcggcctctttcctccccagactcctcccaccaacagTCTTCTCGGCATCAAGGGCCCAGGTTCTTGTACGACAACTCTCGCTCCCCCTGtttcccaacctcaacatcgcCATCCCAGTAGGCATCTCGCTCGGTCTTCCATCATTACCAGAAGTCTTGGaggggatttgggagggTATTCTCAAGGCTGtaccaaagaagaagacatcGCACATGAAGAAGAGACACAGACAAATGGCTGGCAAGGCTATCAAGGACGTAACGGCGCTTTGCGTCTGCCCGGCGTGTGGTGGGATGAAGCGTATGCATTATGTCTGCCCTACCTGCGCATCAA GACTCAGGGGGTTCCTGCAccaggaggccaaggccaaggaggaggctcaagccgaggaagaggtcaAGGCTAAGACCAAATAA
- a CDS encoding hypothetical protein (COG:S; EggNog:ENOG503NU2A; MEROPS:MER0902165), giving the protein MVSRKPLPRNATFDPAVPSHARSPEPKPEAQQEFVLPPFESTGGFWDDTSNNINQNQNTDAAQDMSNSHQPGQAAGNYAGLEEENVWANNNSSSNLDRVPTVLRPGSSHRMDNTGSLGKVAERTDAGLDVTRVPTILRPAGGPSSRETNPFKRKMHNQDGSANPASTSSTTPLPESLTGAFSDLAVGDTTKNPWQPALSDSSALGQRPSYQLPEPSPGMEDGWKGSEPPRPSTSTPPRLLSLPSEEGSAGWENERDKPPNIQLGFTAEEDEVLGDSHAWDDLGTVNKGNGTAAVPAVPDKGGSDDEWNLIDVDPPRSSQPNVQQSPSNSKPSPPRRRDTWEDFDEEKDTPQPSTSQQVAAPVTKDQPPPQGKAPELPARTELPPRTELPRRTLSEQPPPQPPRPVDKNETYHIKNINWFDITAAKNPRSTPILVQNANGPCPLVALVNALTLTTPADKNTALVDTLKTREQVSLGLLLDAVFDELMSERRLDPNVPLPDITQLYSFLQGLHTGMNVNPRFIPTESILQSFKSTSLTHIHPSQRGEMSIPGTFEHTKEMTLYSTFSIPLIHGWLPRPDDIVYQSFARQAASYEDVQNLLFREEELDDKLSSSHHEGLTEEEQQLYQDILSIKSFLHSSATQLTNFGLEVIKKSMKPGSVAILFRNDHFATLYRHPQTLELLTLVTDAGYAGHAEVVWESLVDTTGEKAEFFSGDFRVVGGASHTSSTPAARTQGSGSWADVASSSGNRRSREQGRGGRSSSSEAPTSPTTEQEDRDFAMALQLQEEEDNRHRQEEDRRRREARLSEQYIEQQGRAAQAHNSRGGAGSGRGGSHAASRSTSSLGSSGTANTGRRAPSGIRVTSSTPTVASSNNSATPNRSRPSTQTVRSLIPPVQPAAAANRDPEAGLDDAPPSYEQASQQAAYEPPTGHPAHPASSPTAATSQPASTPGGTQRPSTGASQPSPRVNNAPRTSGSHGYPGAGGAGPGRQGLRQGVPVVPANGRPGVGEEREKCVVM; this is encoded by the coding sequence aTGGTTTCTCGAAAACCGCTTCCTCGAAATGCGACATTCGACCCCGCCGTACCATCACATGCTCGATCGCCAGAACCAAAGCCCGAAGCACAACAAGAATTCGTATTACCGCCCTTTGAATCCACTGGTGGATTCTGGGACGATACCTCGAACAACATAAACCAGAATCAAAACACCGACGCTGCACAAGACATGTCGAACTCGCACCAGCCAGGCCAGGCTGCTGGCAACTATgcgggcttggaggaggagaatgtcTGGGCTAATAATAATAGCTCTTCCAACCTCGATCGAGTCCCGACAGTTTTGAGGCCCGGAAGCAGCCATCGAATGGACAACACGGGATCTCTGGGAAAAGTGGCGGAGAGGACAGACGCGGGGTTAGATGTCACACGGGTGCCGACCATCCTGAGGCCCGCTGGCGGGCCGTCCAGTCGAGAGACCAACCCATTCAAAAGAAAGATGCATAACCAGGATGGATCAGCGAATCCTGcgtcaacatcctccaccactcctCTCCCAGAATCCCTGACTGGGGCATTTTCAGACCTAGCCGTTGGAGATACGACCAAGAACCCGTGGCAACCAGCGCTTAGCGATAGCAGCGCACTTGGCCAACGGCCGTCGTATCAGTTACCAGAGCCGTCGCCAGGGATGGAGGACGGCTGGAAGGGCTCGGAGCCACCGCGCCCATCGACATCTACGCCACCCAGGCTCTTGTCACTCCCTTCGGAGGAGGGCTCCGCGGGCTGGGAGAACGAAAGGGACAAGCCCCCTAACATCCAGTTAGGGTTCAcagcggaggaggacgaggttcTTGGTGATTCCCACGCCTGGGATGACCTTGGCACTGTCAACAAGGGGAATGGTACAGCCGCCGTGCCCGCTGTTCCTGATAAGGGCGGTTCAGACGACGAGTGGAATTTGATAGACGTGGATCCTCCTCGCTCTAGTCAGCCCAATGTCCAACAAAGTCCCTCTAATTCTAAGCCAAGCCCACCTCGGAGAAGGGATACATGGGAAGACTttgatgaagaaaaggaTACTCCCCAGCCGAGCACCTCACAACAGGTAGCAGCGCCCGTAACGAAAGACCAACCGCCGCCTCAGGGGAAAGCTCCTGAACTTCCTGCAAGGACTGAACTTCCACCACGAACAGAGCTTCCTCGACGAACATTAAGCGAGCAACCGCcgccacaacctccccgccctgTGGACAAGAACGAAACATACCACATCAAGAACATCAACTGGTTTGATATAACGGCTGCCAAAAACCCGAGATCGACGCCTATTCTTGTTCAGAATGCCAACGGCCCCTGCCCtcttgttgctcttgttAACGCCCTTACACTTACCACGCCGGCTGATAAGAACACGGCGCTGGTTGATACGCTAAAGACACGAGAACAAGTCAGCCTGGGTTTGCTACTTGATGCTGTGTTCGATGAGTTAATGTCCGAGAGGCGTCTTGATCCAAATGTTCCCCTACCGGATATCACCCAACTTTACAGCTTTCTCCAGGGACTGCACACTGGCATGAACGTCAATCCTCGGTTTATTCCAACAGAGTCTATCTTGCAATCTTTCAAGAGCACGTCGCTTACTCACATTCACCCGAGTCAACGCGGCGAGATGTCTATACCTGGAACTTTTGAGCATACCAAGGAGATGACACTGTACTCGACCTTTTCGATACCGCTGATTCACGGCTGGCTGCCTCGTCCGGACGATATTGTTTACCAATCCTTTGCGCGGCAGGCGGCTTCATATGAAGATGTCCAGAATCTACTTTTCCGGGAAGAGGAGCTAGACGATAAACTAAGTAGCAGCCACCACGAGGGGTTGACCGAAGAGGAGCAGCAACTGTACCAAGACATTCTTTCGATCAAGTCGTTTTTGCACAGCTCTGCCACGCAGCTTACCAACTTTGGTTTGGAGGTTATCAAGAAGTCGATGAAGCCAGGATCAGTTGCTATCTTGTTCAGAAACGATCATTTCGCCACTCTGTACCGACATCCTCAGACGCTGGAGCTTCTCACGCTGGTTACCGATGCAGGATATGCAGGTCACGCCGAGGTTGTGTGGGAATCTCTCGTCGACACCACCGGCGAAAAGGCCGAGTTCTTTTCAGGAGACTTCCGTGTTGTAGGTGGCGCTTCACATACTTCATCGACGCCCGCTGCTAGAACTCAAGGGTCTGGCAGCTGGGCTGATGTGGCCTCCAGCTCTGGCAACAGACGAAGCAGAGAACAGGGCCGTGGTGGCCGAAGCAGTTCTAGTGAggctccaacctcgccaacaacCGAACAAGAGGACCGAGACTTTGCCATGGCGCTCCAActccaagaggaagaggacaaCCGTCATCGTCAAGAGGAAGACCGCCGTCGTAGAGAAGCCAGGTTGTCAGAGCAGTACATTGAACAGCAGGGACGGGCAGCTCAAGCGCATAACAGCCGTGGTGGGGCCGGctcaggccgaggaggcagCCACGCTGCGTCTCGTAGTACGAGCTCGTTGGGATCCTCGGGTACCGCCAACACCGGCCGTCGTGCCCCAAGCGGAATCCGCGTCACTTCATCCACTCCTACAGTAGCTTCCTCGAACAACAGTGCTACGCCCAATCGTTCTCGGCCATCCACGCAAACAGTTAGATCGCTGATTCCGCCTGTTCAGCCGGCGGCCGCGGCGAATAGAGACCCGGAggctgggttggatgatgCTCCTCCTAGTTATGAGCAAGCATCTCAACAGGCGGCGTACGAGCCGCCGACTGGTCATCCGGCACACCCCGCTAGTAGCCCGACCGCGGCGACGTCACAGCCGGCGTCTACTCCCGGGGGAACGCAAAGGCCAAGCACGGGCGCTTCTCAGCCCTCGCCGAGGGTTAATAATGCCCCTAGAACGAGTGGGAGTCATGGGTATCCGGGAGCTGGAGGTGCTGGACCGGGGAGGCAAGGGTTGAGACAGGGGGTTCCAGTTGTGCCTGCTAATGGACGGCctggggtgggagaggagagggagaagtgTGTGGTGATGTAG
- a CDS encoding hypothetical protein (EggNog:ENOG503PFUZ), whose amino-acid sequence MHLSHCHRRQGLRRCGGYGAPAPAPTPITDEQAQELAGIEARLTDRSVQETCTVRQSDRANTWKDSGAAAFLTGYLKTQGQKNWLQRMDGNTTGSGNQEGVRDCRTQGHECKNPTLTLSLDNMHEALQDSTIQSSLQIGQMVWDFAYESLNFESGPDVGMILAIISSAFGIIGGLASPIRGVAGLFGTFGLTGARAAKVATF is encoded by the exons ATGCATTTGAGCCATTGCCATCGTCGACAGGGCCTCAGGCGTTGTGGTGGCTATGGAGCTCCTGCCCCAGCTCCCACGCCTATCACTGACGAGCAAGCTCAAGAGCTTGCTGGAATCGAAGCCAGGTTGACCGACAGATCCGTTCAGGAAACCTGCACCGTGCGGCAGTCTGACCGCGCCAACACTTGGAAAGACAGCGGAGCGGCTGCCTTCCT AACCGGGTACCTCAAAACCCAAGGCCAAAAGAACTGGCTACAACGTATGGATGGCAACACTACCGGGTCCGGCAACCAAGAAGGCGTCAGGGACTGCCGAACCCAAGGACACGAATGCAAAAACCCCACTCTCACCCTCT CACTGGATAACATGCATGAAGCCCTCCAAGACTCCACCATCCAAAGCTCCCTTCAGATCGGCCAGATGGTTTGGGATTTCGCTTACGAGTCCCTCAACTTCGAATCCGGCCCAGATGTAGGCATGATTCTGGCTATTATCAGCTCCGCCTTTGGAATAATTGGCGGCCTTGCCTCTCCCATAAGGGGTGTAGCTGGCCTCTTTGGCACCTTTGGCTTAACAGGTGCCAGAGCAGCCAAAGTGGCGACTTTTTAG
- a CDS encoding hypothetical protein (EggNog:ENOG503PFNR) produces the protein MPTVLGLTNDQKEKPKIGAAQAPKGYHDGSLVLSENKNQRLDTISKRNYAAAHEMETLLWRAICDDPEQAKEYIADDCVMVNPIFHPDHSSKPVNKESEPSISDLLENAGKFTGFRFHDGGPLVVEAGLMAVSTVYKLSLYKQSRKGGIREISASGSSSWRQTAGADWVLVAWHVAYAEDEDEEDDEE, from the coding sequence aTGCCTACCGTCCTAGGCCTCACCAATGACCAAAAGGAGAAGCCCAAAATTGGCGCTGCTCAAGCACCCAAGGGCTACCACGACGGCTCTCTCGTCCTTTCGGAGAACAAGAACCAGCGCCTCGATACCATCTCCAAGCGCAACTATGCCGCCGCCCACGAGATGGAGACTCTTCTTTGGAGAGCCATCTGCGACGACCCAGAGCAGGCCAAGGAGTACATCGCCGATGACTGCGTGATGGTCAACCCTATCTTTCACCCTGATCACTCTTCCAAGCCGGTAAACAAGGAGTCCGAGCCGAGTATCAGCGATCTACTGGAGAATGCTGGGAAGTTTACTGGATTCCGGTTCCATGACGGAGGCCCGCTTGTGGTCGAGGCGGGGTTGATGGCTGTTTCGACGGTGTACAAGTTGAGTTTGTACAAGCAGAGCCGGAAGGGAGGCATCAGGGAGATTTCGGCGAGTGGAAGCAGCAGTTGGAGGCAGACTGCGGGAGCGGATTGGGTGTTGGTTGCTTGGCATGTTGCTtatgccgaggatgaggacgaggaggatgatgaggagtag